Proteins found in one Mucilaginibacter inviolabilis genomic segment:
- the nrfD gene encoding NrfD/PsrC family molybdoenzyme membrane anchor subunit: MASHSESIIREPLITGKDITYGQITDDILRPVENMPGKAWWIGFTVASLGALLWVVSISYTFWYGIGSWGLNKTVGWAWDITGFVWWVGIGHAGTLISAVLLLFRQNWRNSINRSAEAMTIFAVICAATYIGAHMGRPWMAVYSLPLPNQYGSLWVNFNSPLIWDVFAISTYFSVSLVFWYTGLLPDMASIRDRATGLRRRIYSVASFGWTGSVKTWQRFETVSLILAGLSTPLVLSVHTIVSMDFATSLEPGWHTTIFPPYFVAGAIFSGFAMVQTLLLVTRKVLGLENYITMFHIESMNKIILVTGSVVGVAYITEFFIAYYSGGEYEQYTFLNRFIGPYWWAACMMYGCNVLMTQMMWSKKVRTNIPISWVLSIIVNIGMWFERFVIIVVSLHRDYIPSSWAMFYPTWVDVGVFVGSIGIFFTMFLLFIRVMPSVAIAEVKLLLKSASEQAKKKQIAEGHLDPAHVEFYTDNLIKFDSVDHSEYEKA; encoded by the coding sequence ATGGCATCTCATAGTGAATCAATAATAAGGGAACCGTTAATAACGGGTAAAGACATTACCTATGGTCAGATCACTGACGATATATTACGTCCCGTAGAAAATATGCCGGGGAAAGCCTGGTGGATCGGTTTTACGGTAGCCTCGCTCGGAGCATTACTTTGGGTTGTTTCTATCAGCTACACCTTCTGGTACGGAATTGGATCATGGGGACTAAACAAAACAGTAGGATGGGCCTGGGATATCACCGGTTTCGTATGGTGGGTAGGTATCGGTCACGCCGGTACACTGATTTCAGCCGTATTGTTACTGTTCCGTCAAAACTGGCGTAACTCCATTAACCGCTCGGCTGAGGCGATGACCATCTTCGCAGTAATTTGCGCAGCCACCTATATCGGTGCTCACATGGGTCGCCCGTGGATGGCTGTTTATTCATTGCCTTTACCAAACCAGTACGGCTCATTATGGGTTAACTTTAACTCACCGCTGATCTGGGACGTATTCGCGATATCAACTTACTTTTCGGTTTCATTGGTGTTCTGGTATACTGGTTTATTGCCAGATATGGCCTCTATCCGTGACCGTGCAACAGGCTTACGCCGCCGTATTTATTCGGTAGCTTCATTCGGCTGGACAGGTTCAGTTAAAACCTGGCAGCGTTTTGAAACCGTATCCTTAATATTAGCAGGTTTATCAACGCCACTGGTACTTTCGGTACACACCATTGTATCCATGGACTTTGCAACCTCGCTTGAACCGGGATGGCACACTACCATTTTCCCTCCTTACTTCGTTGCGGGAGCTATCTTCTCAGGTTTTGCCATGGTGCAAACACTGTTACTGGTAACCCGTAAAGTATTAGGTCTGGAAAACTACATCACCATGTTCCACATCGAATCGATGAACAAAATCATCCTGGTAACAGGTTCGGTAGTAGGCGTGGCGTATATCACTGAGTTCTTTATCGCCTACTATTCTGGTGGCGAGTACGAGCAATACACCTTCTTAAACAGGTTTATCGGTCCGTACTGGTGGGCTGCCTGTATGATGTACGGCTGTAACGTATTGATGACCCAGATGATGTGGTCGAAAAAAGTTAGAACCAATATCCCAATTTCATGGGTACTATCTATCATTGTAAATATAGGTATGTGGTTTGAGCGTTTTGTGATCATCGTTGTATCCTTACACCGCGATTACATTCCTTCAAGCTGGGCCATGTTTTACCCAACCTGGGTTGACGTAGGTGTGTTTGTTGGATCTATCGGTATATTCTTTACCATGTTCCTGTTGTTCATCAGGGTAATGCCTTCTGTAGCTATTGCCGAAGTAAAATTACTATTGAAGAGCGCGAGTGAGCAGGCTAAGAAAAAACAAATTGCCGAAGGCCACCTTGATCCGGCTCACGTAGAATTCTACACGGATAATTTGATCAAGTTTGATAGTGTTGACCATTCTGAATACGAAAAAGCATAA
- a CDS encoding DUF3341 domain-containing protein, whose translation MSNTKYILGIFDDPDDLMHGIDKLQKNSVPIYDVYTPMPIHGIDAKLGIKDSRLGYAAFMFGCMGGTTIFTLVYYFLVHDWPMDIGGKNFFAIPDFIPVTFEWTVLFASYGMAFTFFFATHLFPGRAPRVMDLRATNDKFVIAIDAKGNIPHEDINTILKEAGASEVKHNDRKYVSYE comes from the coding sequence ATGAGTAATACCAAATATATATTAGGCATTTTTGATGATCCCGATGATCTGATGCACGGGATTGACAAACTACAAAAAAATAGTGTTCCTATTTACGATGTTTACACGCCAATGCCTATCCACGGTATCGACGCTAAACTGGGTATCAAGGATTCCAGACTAGGTTACGCGGCCTTCATGTTCGGCTGTATGGGTGGTACAACCATTTTTACTTTGGTTTATTACTTCCTGGTACATGACTGGCCAATGGACATCGGTGGTAAAAACTTTTTTGCCATCCCCGATTTTATCCCGGTAACTTTTGAGTGGACGGTATTATTCGCATCATACGGTATGGCATTTACCTTCTTTTTCGCTACGCACCTTTTCCCGGGTCGTGCGCCAAGAGTAATGGACCTGAGAGCTACCAACGATAAGTTTGTGATAGCTATTGACGCCAAAGGAAATATACCACACGAGGATATCAACACAATATTAAAAGAAGCAGGGGCAAGTGAAGTTAAGCATAACGACAGAAAATATGTTAGCTATGAATAA
- a CDS encoding c-type cytochrome codes for MLAMNKFRILGTIVIIIAASIVVTSCKDKRSTGWEYAPNMYEHIAYDPDQKNPNFKDGKTAQVPPAGTIPVGFTKFDYPNTKDGYELASVEVKSVLAQTQQNFADGKILFEHFCSPCHGVNGQGDGLVTQHGYPPPPSYSKGQSSRGGAMKDLTDGKIYHTITYGVNAMGSYASQLAPEERWKVIMYVHHLQTL; via the coding sequence ATGTTAGCTATGAATAAATTTAGAATATTAGGAACAATAGTTATCATTATCGCTGCTTCGATTGTAGTAACGTCGTGCAAAGATAAAAGGAGTACCGGATGGGAGTACGCCCCTAATATGTATGAGCATATCGCATACGATCCGGATCAAAAGAACCCGAATTTTAAGGATGGCAAAACCGCACAGGTACCGCCAGCCGGAACTATACCGGTAGGCTTTACCAAGTTTGATTATCCTAATACAAAAGATGGATACGAACTGGCAAGCGTTGAAGTAAAAAGTGTACTGGCTCAGACCCAGCAAAACTTTGCCGATGGCAAAATATTGTTTGAACACTTTTGCTCTCCATGTCATGGTGTTAATGGTCAGGGTGATGGTTTGGTAACCCAACATGGTTATCCGCCGCCGCCATCATATTCAAAAGGCCAGTCATCACGTGGTGGTGCCATGAAAGACTTAACAGACGGTAAAATATATCATACCATTACTTACGGTGTAAATGCAATGGGTTCATACGCTTCACAGCTGGCCCCTGAAGAACGCTGGAAAGTGATCATGTATGTTCACCATTTACAAACTTTATAA
- a CDS encoding quinol:cytochrome C oxidoreductase: MNTHNSLDEQFVFTGKAKTWSLAAIALGVLAIALGFLTNQGERTFANLLLMGYYFTCVCTAGVFFCALQYVAQAGWSASLLRVPQAFARVLPIAALILLVIIIAGLNLTHHTEIEGKDVVAPYLYKIWHQAGVTTPGSENYDPVLAGKSGFLNMPFFLIRIFVFLGAYMTFGWLLAKYSETEDELGGLFYYKKSFTISAAFLVIFGFTQPVFSFDVIMSLEAHWFSTMFGWYNFAAMWVSCLSVITLTIILLRSAGYMQWVTQDHLHNLGQLMFGFSIFWTYVWFAQFLLIYYANIPEESVYFLKRWEPEFKPWFWLNIVINFLSPLLIIMSRDSKRTTSVLKATCIILIVGHWLDYFIMIMPGTVGDKVGFFYIEVGVAVGFAGLFTYLMLNALSKFKSLIPKKHPFLQESLHHHI; encoded by the coding sequence ATGAATACTCATAATAGTTTAGACGAGCAATTTGTTTTTACCGGAAAGGCAAAAACATGGAGTTTAGCTGCCATAGCCCTGGGAGTTCTGGCCATAGCCCTTGGTTTTTTAACTAATCAGGGTGAGCGTACATTTGCCAATTTATTGCTCATGGGTTATTATTTTACCTGTGTTTGTACGGCTGGTGTATTTTTCTGCGCTTTGCAGTATGTAGCTCAGGCGGGCTGGTCGGCTTCATTGCTGCGCGTGCCTCAGGCATTTGCCAGGGTATTGCCTATAGCTGCTCTTATATTACTGGTTATTATTATAGCTGGTTTAAATTTAACACATCATACCGAAATTGAAGGTAAAGATGTAGTAGCCCCGTACTTATACAAAATATGGCACCAGGCCGGTGTTACCACACCCGGCAGCGAAAATTACGATCCTGTTTTAGCAGGAAAATCGGGATTTTTGAATATGCCTTTCTTCCTGATCCGCATCTTTGTATTTTTAGGTGCTTATATGACATTTGGCTGGTTACTGGCTAAATACTCTGAAACCGAAGATGAACTGGGTGGCCTATTCTACTATAAAAAGAGCTTCACCATTTCGGCTGCGTTCCTGGTAATCTTCGGATTTACTCAACCCGTATTTTCTTTTGATGTAATCATGTCATTAGAGGCGCACTGGTTCTCTACCATGTTTGGTTGGTACAATTTCGCGGCCATGTGGGTAAGCTGTTTATCAGTGATTACCTTAACCATTATATTATTAAGGTCTGCTGGATATATGCAATGGGTTACACAGGATCACCTGCACAACCTGGGCCAGTTAATGTTCGGCTTCTCTATATTCTGGACTTATGTATGGTTTGCGCAGTTCTTACTGATCTATTACGCTAACATTCCTGAAGAAAGTGTTTACTTCCTGAAAAGATGGGAGCCTGAATTTAAGCCATGGTTCTGGTTAAATATCGTGATCAACTTTTTATCGCCTTTGCTGATCATCATGTCTCGCGATTCAAAACGTACCACAAGCGTATTGAAAGCAACCTGTATCATCCTGATTGTAGGTCACTGGTTAGATTACTTTATTATGATTATGCCAGGTACTGTTGGTGATAAAGTTGGATTTTTCTATATCGAAGTAGGTGTAGCCGTAGGATTTGCCGGATTGTTTACTTATTTGATGCTGAATGCTTTAAGTAAATTCAAATCGCTTATTCCTAAAAAACATCCGTTCCTGCAGGAGAGCCTTCATCATCACATATAA
- a CDS encoding cytochrome c oxidase subunit II has protein sequence MLLGTNLLMAQTEAAATTGGQADAPQVDWTGVAYYLLLFFLVCLGVAVIGKILKIYDLTLKIQGKKGMKWNTVMAVICLVFLIAGLYGAYWSFTVQGSMTLPEAASEHGVKIDEMFTVTTVLTMIVFFITQILLFTFLFNYRHSDKRRAHFLPHNNTIEKVWTIAPAIVLTVLVVFGFFTWQKIMNTTDTKGDINIDITGHQFAWELRYPGKDGVLGPKDFRMVSAANKLGVNFKKRSSFDDLQVDTMYLPVNKSIRLNIQALDVIHSVYMPHFRVQLNAVPGLPTFFKFTPTITTAQMRTQLDDPKFEYLVYCNKICGGGHYNMQKVVRVVTEAEYQAWLSRQKPYLSDALRKELHFAAADQPKTESQNRLALNN, from the coding sequence ATGCTTTTGGGCACAAACCTGTTGATGGCGCAAACAGAGGCAGCAGCAACTACCGGTGGGCAAGCTGATGCTCCCCAGGTTGATTGGACTGGTGTTGCGTACTATTTGCTATTATTTTTCCTGGTATGCCTTGGCGTAGCTGTAATAGGCAAAATTCTGAAGATATACGATCTTACGCTTAAAATACAAGGCAAAAAGGGAATGAAATGGAACACAGTAATGGCAGTAATTTGCCTGGTGTTCCTGATAGCAGGCTTATACGGCGCTTACTGGTCGTTCACGGTACAGGGTAGCATGACCCTGCCTGAGGCTGCATCTGAACATGGTGTTAAAATTGATGAGATGTTTACCGTCACTACAGTTTTAACCATGATTGTGTTTTTTATTACCCAGATATTGTTGTTTACATTCTTGTTTAACTACAGGCATTCAGACAAACGCCGTGCACACTTCTTACCGCACAACAATACCATTGAAAAAGTTTGGACAATTGCTCCGGCTATCGTTTTAACTGTATTGGTGGTGTTTGGCTTTTTTACCTGGCAAAAAATAATGAATACTACCGATACCAAAGGCGATATCAACATTGATATTACCGGTCATCAGTTTGCATGGGAGCTTCGCTACCCTGGTAAAGATGGGGTATTGGGGCCTAAAGATTTCAGAATGGTATCTGCGGCTAATAAACTAGGTGTTAACTTCAAAAAACGCAGCAGCTTTGATGATTTACAGGTTGATACCATGTACCTGCCGGTAAACAAATCAATCAGGTTAAACATCCAGGCATTAGACGTGATTCACTCTGTTTACATGCCTCACTTCAGGGTACAGCTTAATGCGGTTCCGGGGTTACCAACCTTCTTTAAGTTTACCCCAACCATTACTACCGCGCAAATGCGCACCCAGCTTGACGATCCTAAATTTGAATACCTGGTTTATTGCAATAAAATATGCGGTGGCGGTCACTATAACATGCAAAAAGTTGTACGTGTAGTTACCGAAGCTGAATACCAGGCCTGGCTGTCAAGGCAAAAACCTTACTTGAGCGATGCTTTAAGAAAAGAATTACATTTTGCCGCTGCGGATCAGCCAAAAACAGAGTCACAAAATAGGTTAGCGTTAAATAATTAA
- a CDS encoding cytochrome c oxidase subunit I gives MSTLAVHDHGVAHHDDHGHEHHHNQSFLSKYVFSMDHKMIAKQFLITGITMAVIAMILSILFRIQLAYPDKTFPLLTTLLGRFAPNGRISADFYLSLVTIHGTIMVFFVLTAGLSGTFANLLIPLQVGARDMASPFMNMLSYWFFFLASVVMLSSFLVQKGPASGGWTIYPPLSALPKAMPGSGEGMTLWLISMVMFVASSLMGGINYVSTVLNMRTKGMDLWKMPLTIWALFLTAILGILAFPVLVAGVVLLIFDRSFGTSFYLSDIVLNGVQQPYEGGSPILFQHLFWFLGHPEVYIVIMPAMGISSEVMSVNSRKPIFGYHAMVYSLIGITVLSFIVWGHHMFVTGMNPFLGGVFMITTLIIAVPSAVKTFNWLATLWRGNIRFTPAMLFAIGMVSFFISGGLTGIFLGNAALDINLHDTYFVVAHFHLVMGSAAIFGMLAGVYHWFPKMFGKMMDEKLGYLHFWLTFIGAYLVFFPMHFMGLDGVPRRYYAFTEFVSMQRWLTVNTFITWAAIMAACAQVAFLYNFISSIFIGKKATQNPWESNTLEWTTPVEHLHGNWPGEIPTVYRWPYDYSKPGAEEDYIPQTVPFSQTMSSNLPHDFEDNPKGLEELNKFNSTLKANEQVK, from the coding sequence ATGTCAACATTAGCAGTTCACGACCACGGAGTAGCACATCACGACGATCACGGTCACGAACATCATCATAACCAATCGTTCCTGTCTAAATACGTATTTAGTATGGATCATAAAATGATTGCCAAGCAATTCCTGATCACAGGGATTACCATGGCAGTTATTGCAATGATATTGTCTATTTTGTTCAGGATCCAGTTAGCTTATCCTGATAAAACTTTTCCATTGTTAACCACATTGTTAGGTCGTTTTGCACCTAACGGTCGTATAAGTGCCGATTTTTATCTGTCACTGGTTACCATCCACGGTACCATCATGGTATTCTTTGTGTTAACAGCCGGCTTGAGCGGTACTTTTGCCAACTTGCTGATACCTCTTCAGGTTGGTGCACGTGATATGGCATCTCCGTTTATGAACATGTTATCGTACTGGTTCTTCTTTTTAGCCAGTGTGGTGATGTTATCATCATTCCTAGTTCAAAAGGGGCCTGCCAGCGGTGGTTGGACAATCTATCCACCCCTATCTGCATTGCCAAAAGCGATGCCGGGTTCGGGTGAGGGTATGACCCTTTGGTTAATCAGTATGGTAATGTTCGTAGCATCCTCTTTAATGGGTGGTATCAACTACGTAAGTACTGTATTAAATATGCGTACAAAAGGTATGGACCTTTGGAAAATGCCTTTAACCATCTGGGCTTTATTCCTTACCGCTATATTAGGTATCCTGGCATTCCCTGTGTTAGTAGCAGGTGTTGTGTTATTGATATTTGACCGTAGCTTTGGTACCAGCTTCTACCTGTCAGACATTGTGCTGAACGGTGTACAACAACCATACGAGGGTGGTAGCCCAATCTTGTTCCAGCACTTGTTCTGGTTCCTGGGTCACCCAGAGGTGTATATCGTAATTATGCCGGCGATGGGTATCTCTTCAGAAGTAATGTCTGTAAACTCACGTAAACCGATCTTCGGTTACCACGCGATGGTTTACTCTTTAATAGGTATTACCGTACTATCATTTATCGTATGGGGTCACCACATGTTTGTTACGGGTATGAATCCGTTCCTGGGCGGTGTGTTCATGATCACTACCCTGATCATCGCGGTACCATCTGCAGTAAAAACATTTAACTGGCTGGCTACTTTATGGCGCGGTAATATCAGGTTTACGCCTGCTATGCTGTTCGCTATCGGTATGGTGTCATTCTTTATCTCAGGTGGTTTAACAGGTATATTCCTGGGTAATGCTGCATTGGATATTAACCTGCACGATACTTACTTTGTGGTAGCTCACTTCCACCTGGTAATGGGGTCGGCAGCTATATTTGGTATGCTTGCCGGTGTTTACCACTGGTTCCCTAAAATGTTCGGAAAAATGATGGACGAGAAATTGGGCTATCTGCACTTCTGGTTAACCTTTATTGGTGCTTACCTGGTGTTTTTCCCAATGCACTTTATGGGTCTTGATGGTGTGCCACGCCGTTACTATGCCTTTACCGAGTTTGTAAGCATGCAGCGCTGGTTAACTGTAAATACCTTTATTACATGGGCGGCTATTATGGCAGCTTGTGCACAGGTAGCATTCTTGTATAACTTCATCTCTTCTATATTCATTGGTAAAAAAGCTACTCAGAATCCATGGGAATCAAATACCCTGGAATGGACAACTCCTGTTGAACACTTACACGGTAACTGGCCTGGCGAAATACCAACTGTGTACCGTTGGCCATATGATTACAGCAAGCCTGGTGCCGAAGAAGATTATATCCCTCAAACAGTTCCTTTCTCTCAAACCATGAGCTCAAACTTACCTCATGACTTTGAAGATAACCCTAAAGGTTTAGAAGAACTGAACAAGTTTAACAGTACGCTGAAAGCAAACGAACAAGTAAAATAA